From the Phalacrocorax carbo chromosome Z, bPhaCar2.1, whole genome shotgun sequence genome, the window GAGTTCCCACTGACGCTAGGCTAACACTAGATactgggaagaaatttttttataacAAGGGTGGTGcaaccctggcccaggttgctTGAACTCTCATGGCTGTTGTACATGTAAAGTGCGACAGGTAAGATTGTTGAATCCCTGATTTTTTTAGCATATTCTTGTGGCTGCTCAGTCTGCGTTGTGGCATGGTTCGCAATCCTGAGCAGAGCCTGCGTCCGATGCCGTGAAGCTGAACAAGGCAGAACCTGACAGATTTGTTGAAAAGCCCCACCTCTAATGATCTTGATCTTTTTCCACTCTCTGAAGACAGGGAAGCCCACTGAATGGTCTCTAAATACAGTCTTTCAAAGGTATTTGTCTCCtccacaaaattatttcacactgatattccattttcagttttacGAGGTGTTTTAAGCTCAGCCTTTTTTTGAACCGTTTGGTTACTTTCCCAGTGGCATTTGGgcttgaacaaaaaaaaaaaatgcagttctttTGGCAAAGTAATTTCATGGTTTGTACAGTTTTTCCCCTGGTGTGTAAGTATAGCGTGTTTCCATGGGAGTTGATAGTAACTTGGAATATCTGGCACAACAGTTAGCCAATTTTTATTGGATCCATTCACTTCAAAttgaaaacaaggaattcactcaaCATCTGGTCCAgacacagtatttttctgttttttagaAAGCACTATATCTGCTGCAGTAACACCTTGGGTGATAAAAGTGTTTAAGACATGCATTAACTCAAACAGAACCACCCTTTGTGCCTCTTTGTTCCCGCAAAAGGGGTCATTTCCCCTCAGGTACATTTTTATCGCAGTGATGACACTGTAGTCTGTCCCAGTGAAACAAACCTTGCCCACAAAGAGCATCCTGTAGTGTGACTTCCAGAGGACGCGGTAGCATTGCGTAGTGCTGCAGGCTGAAGGGCTCATCTGTGGTTTTGTTATTTCCATCATTTGCACCTGATCGTTATCCATCAAGTCTTATTCTTCTCTAATTCTGTAATTAGCATCTGCAGAAATTGGCCAATTGAATATCTTTATGTCTGTCATATCGGGGAGGATTAAATGTGAGAGAATTAACCACCATCATTTCAATTAATAGCCTTTTAAATTGTGGTAACTCCAGCTACATTTGGTACCTTCTGCTGGTAAAGGAGTGTTGGGACTTGGTGACCTGGATGACTGTTCATGGCAGTGGTAGCCTCAGTCCTGCGTACTGCACCCACTCGTTCTCCTTAGTTTGATGTCTATGTTGTTCTTAAATAactaggatttttaaaaaataccttttgtgTTTCAGCTGGAATATTTTATGATCCAAAGTTTGAATCAGAAGTCAtctgaaaaaatgaagaaaaagaagacgCAGAAGGGCCGTCGAGTTCAACCACCTCAGCTTGAACAGCCAGGTGCTTGCTGACCTCTTGTGTCTAGTATAATTCATTACGTGTGTCATGTTCTTTGTGCAATTAACGTTTTGTTATCATTACTGTGAGCTATGCTATCTGTCATCAGCTGCTCTGGTTATGTTGCTCTAGTTGCATCATCTCTTGGAGGCGGTTTAGTTAATTTGGGGAGAACTGTATAGCAATATGTAAGATTGCAATGGacttctaatttattttagacAAAAATAATGGGAGTGGTTTTCTGGTGTACTTGATGAAATCATGcaaatgtaaattaataaaaGCTTTACAGGCAAATTATAAAAGAAAGTCATTACCTCATGCTATATTATTCTACAATATCATCaagtgatatttttatttgctgcaaataaaataagagTGAGGTGTATGCCCCTGCAGGTGATTTCCTGCACATGATTCCTGAGCATCTGATGCATTTATTCAGTGAAATAATTACTGGCAAGTAGTTACCTCTATAAAGGTACTTGTCTCTTCTCACACGTACTAGAAATTTACTCAGATCCCTTAGGTCTGGGATTCACAGGCAAGGTTTCTTTCAAACATAAGTCCCTAAAGAGGTTTTGTAAAAGGATGGATGCTTTTTACTAAACTAagtatttcttgtatttcttattttactatactaaatatttccatttttggaGTATTTTACTAAACATATTCAAATGGCATAGAagaaattttcttatttcttacaCTTCCCTCAAAAGTTCTCCTTCATTTGGTCAGTTCTCTGGGAATTGAGCTGTCCTGTGGTTAATACCTGCTTAAATTCCACAGCCCGACTCATtatcttttgcagaaaaaatgccGATCTTAAAGGGCGAAGCCTCGCACTACAACGCGGACCTGCACaacctgctttgctgctgccagTGCGCGGACGTGGTGTTCTACCCTGAGGACCTCAGCATGATGGTGGAGGCTCACAAGGTCATCCTCTGCTCCGTCAGCCAGCTCTTCATGCTGCTTTTCGAGGTGAAGAGCCCCGCCGACATCCTCGACGCCTCCATCGTGCAGATGGCGCGGAGCCTCTTCGCAGTGGAGCCGGGGACCGCCCTCGCCCCGGCCCCCCACGGCGCCCCACCGGTGAGGGTGGTGGTGAAGGACTCCATCTTCTGCTCTTGCCTGCCAGACATCCTCCACTTCATCTATTCAGGTACCCCCCGGAGTGGGTCCGGCTACTCATTTCTCTTGCAGCTGATGCCTCATGAAGGAGAACGTGCATCGCCCGAAGGAACAAGCCTTTGCTGCTGGGCGATGCTGTTCTTCCGTGCTGCTGCATCTATATTACCCGTTGTGATTATTACCAACAGTGTCTATATGAAAAAATCCCTTTGCCTAGATTCAATAAACATTAAATTATTTGTCTTTCTAGATCTAACAAACGTAAATTAAGTGCCATATTTTACTGAAGAAAGTCTATAGGCTAACATGAACAATATTAAAAGGCTTTGCCAAAAAGGAGTTTGAGACAGTTACAGGcttttacaatatttaaaatggTTGCACGTTCTAAACACATTGACAAGAGTGCAGGGTTATTTAAGAAAACTGAAGTGATTTCTGTGCTGGGTATGGTGCTGCTGAAGAGAAAACACTGATAAGTggccggggtgccgggggctcTGATACAGTGCATGTGTTTTGCTAACAATTCAGTACAGGCAGCGACATCACCTACCTAATCCCAGCGGTCTATTAAATGGCactgatatttttctgtctttttaactGTTGCTTAGGAATCCTCAGGTGAaagataatttgttttttttctggaagtacCTGATACCCGTTTATcctttacaaaatattttgcaagatGTCAGTACATAAGAATATACATTTTATACTTGTCAAAAGAATCAGCAGACTTTTTAATGATGCATGCTGATTttaactaataaaaataaaaccacaaataatTATACTGCTAGAGCTGCATCCATAAAGAAGCTTAGACAATCTCCATAGCCTGATACCTGCCTGACATATGAAAAGCGTTTCTGCCTTAGCTGAGACATGAACACGGGCTTGTGAAGACACAAGGAAGGCTCTTTCAGCTTTCAGTTAGAACCTGTTCAGTGAAAGCATCCCTTCCAGTTCTTTCCAAACCAGTGTCAAACATAAAGAACAGATGCAGAAGTTTTTCAGTGTGTatggactgatttttttttttaattatttattagaGGATTAAACCTGGAATTTCAGCGGGTGAAGGAGAAGTGTGTCTGCTGCCTTCTGTGCATTAATTTTACTCTTGCTTACGTCAGCCAGAGAGGTGGGGAAGTTTGCGCCGCTGCAGATGAAACTGCTGCCAGTcacagctcccagcctggcGGGCACTGCCAGAAGTCATGGCGCTGTCTGGCACCTCTGAGAGGTGGCAAGGCCTGCCAAAGATGTTTAAGGCACAGGCTGAGAAGAGATCAGATCATGAGGCAGCGTCATCCTCTTGGGCCTTTCAGGGCCATGACATTACACCCGTGGGGTTATAAACCCTTACCTATGGTATACGTAGGAGCTGACAGAGCTAACGACACCATGTGCTGTACGTGCTGTTCCAGCCTTCTCTGCGGCAGCGTGCCTTCGGAGCTCTGCCGACTTGTGCCTTGCCCTGAGCTTCATCCCCCTCTGACTCCTCTTTGCCGCATGGCCCTGGGGATCAGAGCTGAAAGTTACCAAAAAGCCCTAGACTTACTACAGCAAAATGTGTAAGGATAAACTATGTTTAACGCCAGTCAGCACTTTTAGTTTTTCCAAGAAAGCTATGGAGAGACCTAAGAGAATGTCATGGTTTTGactctgaaaacaagaaaaaaggaaatcctGCTGCAAAATTTGCGCTGTTTTTAGCTACCAGTTTCAGAATATAACTGTGCGTGAAGCTCTTCTGCTTCAGACACCTGCAAAGCAATGCAACCAGCGATATGAGCAGCAGCTAAAGGACTTCCATAAATGTTGAgacatttgggattttttttctgaatatctaCCTGCAATGTGTAGTGGTTGAACTGGGAGGAATCCAGAAACTGATTTTGAAAGCGAGGGAGGTGCCCTGATACGTCTGTACGTGATGGCATTCTTGTAAAAGTACCATGAAGGTTTTGGTGTGCGAGAGTTGCATCTTGCCCTTCCTAAGCAGAAAGATCTGGCTCATCTATGTACAAAAAATATAGTTTCTTCAGAACCTGTTTGTCAGGgataatatattttctctgcctGCTAAGGCCTGTGCCTTATTGATCTATAATCCAGCTTTACCTGGTCTTGTGACAGGTGCTTTCCATTGGGAACAATTAGAAGAGGATATAAGAAAGAAAGTGAAGGATCCAGAGGAAACAGAGCATGTGCTTGAAAAAGTTAAATGTATCCTGAAAACTCCAGGGAAGGTACATCGAACTCTCATGGGGCAACTGCTAGTATTAGTTACTTAAGCTCTAAAGGGAATTtgttttttacaaatatttaaaggaaaatgctttGTAGACAAGGTTTCCTTGTCAGTCTTTGTTTTAAACTCACCTTGGCTTACACAGCTTTTATTACTTAATCAGCGGGTTGTTCACAGGCATGTacagaacagaaacacagagatgCTGATGCAACGTGCAGAACTACTGTAATCGGTAAAAAGCTCACGTAGGTATCCTAAAAGGATTACTCATACCCACAGCTTTGCACATGGTCTGACAATATGATTATGTGTTCCTAATTCTCATGTAATAGAGGCTGCCCagcaaagctttgcttttctgagtgTGTGCCAAAAGTTATGTTTCTGCAGTAGATTGGGAGAGTTAGTTTCTCTTATAAGTGTTGCGATGGATAAATCTGCCTATAGGCCAATATATTTAAATCACCAGATGTCTTAAcagtaaaatgtaatttataccACATTATTAtgttaataaaaaattacaacatAGAATTGGTTTTAACAGCCATTTGCTGATAGACCTTATACATCCCCTAACACCACAGAATTTGCATAAAGTATTTCTGTTAATTTAAGTGGAGAATCATCTCAGACTGTCTTGagataacatatttttaaagtttcttagCTCTTTTAAGCTTATGATCACTCAGCTGTAGGCCTGCCAGTCCTAAGCGTCCACAGCTAAAGCTTTTGTAGTGTTGGACTTAGAGAGTCATAAAAACTTTTAAGATAATAAGCCTGAGTAGTTTATTCTGGGGTTTTGTTATGCTTTGGGATACTtctatttcacattttaaagttCTTCTTTGAAGACGTGAGGAGTGGAAATGAATTGTGATTTTTGTGATAAGAATTAACTGTATAAATTAGATAAAATTTTAACCATAACTTCAACCTCATCTGAATTTCACTTATCACAATCTAGCGATATGATTTTGATGATGATTCTTTTGGTGGCTTTAGGTTCCATtcctaaaggaagaaaaacaaaactgaaaaactaaCTGGAAGTACTGGGTTTTGGAGGGTCTTGACGCTAACATACCCAGATTATTGTAAGGGGAGTCTGTGCTTCAGCCTGTGAGCTCCCTCTGCCTCCGCGGAGGCAATACCAGGGCCATATCAAGAAACACACATCTTTTGGCTGCCTTGCATCTGTACGCGGCATCGCGCcagggggtgggtgtgtgtccCAACAACGCTCCCCCCAGAGCCCTCAGCTCTTGTGTTTCTGCAGTCCCGGGGCTGAGCAGGGCATGTGTGAAAAAGGTTGGAGTCCAGAAAATTCGTGGTGCAGTCAAACCTGCCCAGAGGTGCCGGGTGGGGGCAGTTTTGTCACAGGTCAGAGAGTACCAAGGCAAGAGCTGGGGTGTGAGTGAAGGAGACAGAGACGACTCGGAGCAGCTGCACTGTGGGAAATAGGAAATTAAATGATAAAGGTGATTGCAGAGGGTTGCACATGCAAGAGGCACGGCTGAGTAGCATCAGCAAAGGAACACAACATAGAAAGCAAAAGTCTGTTGTTAAATTTCCCTATATAAATAATGCCTTGTAATCTTTTATTCTGTGGCAACTGTACATGACAATGTTctaataatataattatttatattgCAGCTAAACACTGTAAAGGACTGCAGATCTCACCAGATGAAACGGCTGCATAATACTTCTCTCAGGCTGTTCTTTAATACGCCTGTCCTGGCTGATGTCATCTTCAAAATACAAGGTACAGTACATCTTCTCCTGTTGGCACGGGCACCGCTGTGCCCCCAGCATTTATCCCCGCTGCAGGAGAGCGGGAAGTGGAGGTGGATGTATTTTCTGCTGCATCACACCTATGAAAATGTATACGCTTTGCTATCGCTGTGGAAAGCAGTTTTGGCTTAGAACTAACACTTGTCCCTGTGGATGCTTTGCAGTAATGCCCGCTCTCAACGGGGTTTATCAGGTGTGCGAATGCTCTCTGCCGGTCGTGGTAGACCTTGTGCCTCTAATTCACACGCAGCCCTCGGAGGCTTAGCAAAACGAGGGACATGCTGCAGGAGAGGGTCCTGCGGTGGCATAGCACCAAGGTAGCAATGCTAAACCAGGGATTGCAGTACAGGAGatggtgattttattttaaaatttatctaTCTCACTCACATTCCCACCTGCGCAAGCACAGGGATGTACCCGAGGGCTCTGCCCAGCATCAGACCTCAGAGAGGCAGGGACTTTGGCCACCACGTCTACACTCACTGCCCCCAGCAAAAGGACCAGAGGTGCTGGTGACCGACTCCTGACCACCTTCCCTCTGTCTGTCTCAggctggtgctggctgtggACGTGCCTttctctgccctccagcagcCGACAGGGGCTTATGTCCCGCTCCCGTGCCTCCTTAGGCTTTATTCACTgcccttctttccccagcctGGGCATCCCTAGAGAGGCACGGAGCTGTGTGTGGGGTTTGATGACCTGCTAATCCAGGTGCCACCAACACCTGCTGTGTTTCGCTGCCCTTCTAGGCACTCCCGTACCGACCTTCGTGTTCCCGTCACAGGTCTCTGCAACTTCTGTGTGATAGGTGACTCTACGAAAGCAACCTCCACCCTTGCAGGCGCCTAGGTTAGACCTGCCTATTGCTTAATCCTGCAAGCGTGAAAAGAAACATCTAAATTATTgggtattttctttaaaaaaaaaaaaaaaaggtccgTTGAGATGATGGTAATAATCTAGTCCTCTTTGTGGCCAGGATTAAAGACatgtgggggtgcaggggctaGCTTTCCATGCTGACTCGTCTCTAACAGACGGTGAAGTTGCAAAGGTTGTTCCATAGGTCTGCTCACACGGATGCCTCGTGCCCCTTCGCAAAggcgcaggcaggagccgcGCCGGTGAAAGCGTCTTCCGTTCCCTTTCTGTCTGCAAAGAATGTGCTTGGGCGCACCAATATGCTGCAGTGTCATGGTtgatttttaatggaaattaaatgcattcacacttaaaaataaagatatagGTGGAAAAAAGCATCTCATGCTTTTGTGAGAATAAGAATGAGATGGTTTTTAAATGCTAATGGTTTTCTCGATTTGTCCACTCCCGCTGTTTGTGCAGAAATGGTCTTTTAGGATTAGACAattgtttaattattttcagctttaaatcTCAGAGCCATATATGAAGCATTAATCCCTCAAACATAAGCACATGAAGACAAGCAGATTCTTTCTGGATGTTCTGTTTAATATgcagaaaaaccaaaaagatcTTTGAAAACAGGAACGAAATATTGATGCTGAGTTTAATGACACGAACAATTCATCTCAGTGTCCCACTCCTGAGAGCGGCTTTGTGGGAAGTTGATGAAACCCTACCACCACTATatatttgacagaaaaaaatattactgccAAATGGGTtgacaagtatttaaaaaaaaaaaaaatgtgcttatCCACTACTGAAATGTGAACTGCTTTTCCTAATGCTTGATAAATCTTCCAAGCCTTTTTCTCCAATTCATCACCCACAATAATtgtattaaatttaaataatttctaagaGAAACTGAAGGCTTTAGTCTTGATCaggcaaatacatttttaagtcTTCAAGTAATTCCTTGAATATTGGGGGTTGCTTTGACCTTTCTAGCTTACAAAAGTACGTGGATGACATTGAAAACGGGAGCCCATCATGTCTGTGTAAAGGCTCATAACATGACTGAACCTCCTAATTAGTAGGTAAATATCTGATTGCATGCGCGTACAGAACTGCATGTGTATCTTAGATCACTTGTGCATCGCCTGTTGCTCATGTTACCTGCATAAATACCTAATGCCATTGACGTGTTCTCTCTCTAtagaaatatatacattttgTATGCAGCTTAGACAGTTTGGAATAGAAGCACAGGTGAACAGAATTAGAACAAAGATCAAAAAGTGCCAGTCGTCTTCAAGTAATTAGGCAGGTGGCAGGGTTGTGGATAAGCAGGAAGTTAAGACAGTAGCTTCTACGTAAGTATTTACAGTATATTTATCTTGCACGTCAGTTGATCTGTTTATTATGATTTTGACTGAAACTTTTATTTCTGACTGTAAGTTCTCATTCTGTCTTTGGTTGCTCTCCTGTCCGGCAGTCGTTTGGCACTTCCTTGCACACAGGACTGTCAAGTTCATCTGGAGCCTGCAGAAGTCAGAAGCTCAGGCTGCCCCCATTTCTCATTAAGAGCCTGTGAGACCTCTGCTGCACTGGGCTGTTAACCTTACTAGGTCCTACAAATGCTCTAGTAAAGTAAATTATTCACTTCCAAATATtacaaaatggaaacatttctgGGAAAATTTATCGGCATTATCTTTGCAAGAAAACCACCAGGAAATTCACTTAAGCAAAATACTTAATCTGGTTAAATTCATACTTAATGGGTTTAATGGAATTTCATCTGTGATAATTtgcctttctctgctttgtgtGGTTATGTGACGGTTTGGCTTCTGGAACACACATTCATTGCCAGCGGGACCACTGATGACCACAGGTTACTCATTTCTATGATAATTCACAGCCCCGCATATTTATGCAATGGGCCAGAGGTCCGGTCAGTGTAAACTGTTGTAACTCCAGTGGTGTCGCATTTTATACCAGTTGAAAGCCTGTTTTTGACTGATAAAAGCTTGCCCTGTTTGGAGcacctgctgctgggagcaggttGTCATAATGCATttgttattccttttttttttttctggtggcttcTAGGCAGGTGTGAACATCTTGGTTTGGTACAAAGTATATTAATTATCAATTGGATactgttaattttaaataccCTAAAATTGATTTAAATCATGTTCAGTAAAATGAAGGTCTTCTAAGAAAACAtgagctttaaaataaagatattatagtgtttttaaaataatcatataCCTTGTCTTGCATCGTGCaggtgcaactgtaccagcCCACAGAGCAGTTCTGGTAGCTCGCTGTGAGGTAATGGCAGCTATGTTTAATGGTAATTATCTAGAAGCAAATAATATTCTGGTTCCAGTGTATGGGGTTTCCAAAGACACTTTCCTGTCCTTTCTAGAGTATCTCTATACCGACTCCTGCTGCCCAggtaagaaaatttaaaaacacacGTATATCTGTTACTCATTTTTCCACAGTGGGGCATGGGTGGAAAGCAATGTAGCAGCAtttatttcattgaaaaatgcaaatattttcacgAGTAGTGTCTCAAGAAAGAGAACTAGTTCATAATgtgcaataaaaaaattaattagtctTTTTCCAGTAAAATCAACTGGAGGCAGAACAAATATCGCTGTTCTGTGCTTACACAGCAAGACTCAAAAAACTGTGAGATTTATTTCTGGTCCATTACAATATTCggaattttctttctacatCAAAACAATATTGCTTTCTAATCTtaattctggtttttatttcaaaattgtaatattttttaGCATATATTTTGTTAAGTTTAATATAAACAAGGTTAATTTGCAAGAATACCTTATTTATACACATGGATACCTTATTTGTAtgtaaaaccagaagaaaaaaacagtcagCTGGACTATTTGGCAAGAAAAATTGAGCTAAAGTATTCTTTGTGTTTTAacctttgtcttttttaatgagaagaaaatctacatactaaatatgaaaaatgattgaaatacagataattttcctttgatataatgaatgaatgaatgatgGTGTGATATGtatttttgattttgttttcaaataattctACCTTCTTCTTAGGTTTTCCATGTTTCTCTTTCCAGTCTAACATTTCCTTGCCCGTCAGATTAAATGTGCAAACTCtgcatcttatttttttaaaaatacaggtgctctgttttctttttggcctTTTCACTATATTTTCTGGCACATATATCATAGAGgttctgttttgaaagagaagTTAGAAAGCTAAATCCTCTTATTAATCATCACTTGCTTTAAATAGACCAGCAGCACTTGACTCAGCATCTTCAAGATACAGGATACTGACTACAATTTTTTACACTTGCCTTCTAAAAAGTACTGACTGTGCTTTTCCTGTTAATTACATAGTTTATCTGGAAAAAAGAGACTGGTATAGCAAACTTACAATGACAGTAATGAAAAGTAAAGCAAGGTGATCAACAGCAGTTTGACTTCGCGTTCGTTGTTAGGTGACTCTGTGAACAGTGTCGTTGATCATCCTGTCAAAAAACTGACCCACCTGcaacttctgctttcttgtttttcagccAGTATTCTCCAAGCTATGTCTCTCTTGATCTGTGCAGAGATGTACCAAGTAATGAGACTCCAGCATATTTGTGAGCTTTACATTATCACGCAGCTTCAGAGCATGCCCAGCAGGGAACTGGCATCCACGAGTCTCAGCATTGTTAGCTTGCTCAAAAAAGCTAAGGTATGTGTCATGTGtataaaataagaatatataTCTTGACTCCaattaggtttttttgtttttaaaaatataatatattaaGGTCTTAATAATTTCCATTCCCAAGGACAAACATTGATATACAATCTGTTCATTAGGGGTATCCGGTGGCACAAGGTCAGCTAAAATAAGGCCGTCACCCTTTTATGGCGGAATGTGCACTCATACCAAAATGTACGCAATTACTTCATTAAGGCCACGTGGCAATAATTCAGCTTAATTGTTACTTCTGCCAGAAAAGGTGTGCTTTAAGCAAGTGAAGCTGTACCACTTGCTCTTTTAGTCAAAAATTGTATTATATGCGCGTGGCAAAGGATATCTAACCTGAGAGAATATTGAGTGAAATACATAAGAAGCATGAGAACAAAAGattagaagctgaaaaaaaagagagaaagagagacgGTAAAGACagatttggaaaacaaaagaggaaaataacaagtGCAGCGTTTACAGGTCTCGGGCAGGATATTGCCTTGCATGAACAGGATTTAGCGGAGAAAAAGGGCCCAACACAACCAACGTGCCACGCGCGTTACCTCCCTTTTTCTGAAGCTCTGCGACTGCGCAGAAGACAAACATTCGCAAGAGCGATGCCCAGAGGAGCCCCGGCGCTGGGTCACACCGCTGGGGAGGGGCTGTGTCGCTTGTTCCTGGGCCTCCACCTGCCGCCCTGTTTCCATCAATGGCTTTTCCTTTGCTACCTCCTACAGTCAAAGCCTTATGTGGCCAAGCG encodes:
- the RHOBTB3 gene encoding rho-related BTB domain-containing protein 3 — protein: MGLAAVPGETIGSVTENQSRDTNGKCLLAEVFADHRIFNFQIAKQGTVRGFLFFFLFFLLSLPFIFVNTALSLFYFIFFFYFRSVNIAAFGNERDGFSEDSQQPSLIWGYLGRSALISQIDSSLSAGHAGNPAFTQYQACVFGNVRLVVHDCPVWDIFDSDWYTSRSLIGGADIIVIKYSVNDKNSFQELKDRYIPMIKKALNNSSVPVIVSAIGARKNGLPCTCPLCTSDRRSCVTTSEGAQLAKELAATYLELHTLNDFYIQKYFGGVLEYFMIQSLNQKSSEKMKKKKTQKGRRVQPPQLEQPEKMPILKGEASHYNADLHNLLCCCQCADVVFYPEDLSMMVEAHKVILCSVSQLFMLLFEVKSPADILDASIVQMARSLFAVEPGTALAPAPHGAPPVRVVVKDSIFCSCLPDILHFIYSGAFHWEQLEEDIRKKVKDPEETEHVLEKVKCILKTPGKLNTVKDCRSHQMKRLHNTSLRLFFNTPVLADVIFKIQGATVPAHRAVLVARCEVMAAMFNGNYLEANNILVPVYGVSKDTFLSFLEYLYTDSCCPASILQAMSLLICAEMYQVMRLQHICELYIITQLQSMPSRELASTSLSIVSLLKKAKFHNSDCLSTWLLHFIATNYLIFSQKPEFQDLSVEERHFVEMHRWPSSLYLKQLADYRNYVHSQKCHCTVM